A stretch of Pelagicoccus enzymogenes DNA encodes these proteins:
- the msrA gene encoding peptide-methionine (S)-S-oxide reductase MsrA, with protein MRKRIALALGLHLISSTLMATDPTESKELETITLGAGCFWCVEAVYQRLDGVESAVSGYMGGHVENPTYKAVTTGRTGHAEVIQVKFDPKVTDLRTLIDFFWEAHDPTTLNRQGADVGTQYRSAIFYESEEQKQVAEASLAAAAKKFSRPIVTEITPASTFYEAEDYHQEYYELNKSYPYCRAVITPKLKKLGLE; from the coding sequence ATGAGAAAACGAATCGCCTTGGCCCTCGGACTTCACCTGATATCTAGCACCCTTATGGCTACCGATCCGACAGAATCCAAAGAACTCGAAACGATCACCCTCGGAGCTGGTTGCTTCTGGTGCGTCGAAGCAGTCTACCAGCGACTCGACGGGGTGGAATCCGCCGTCAGCGGCTACATGGGCGGCCACGTCGAAAATCCGACCTACAAAGCAGTTACCACCGGCAGGACCGGCCACGCAGAAGTCATCCAAGTTAAGTTCGACCCCAAGGTGACCGATCTCCGCACCCTCATAGACTTCTTTTGGGAGGCGCACGACCCCACAACCTTGAACCGCCAGGGAGCGGACGTAGGAACCCAGTACCGATCCGCCATTTTCTACGAAAGCGAGGAGCAGAAACAGGTCGCGGAAGCCTCTCTCGCTGCTGCAGCCAAAAAGTTTTCACGCCCCATCGTGACGGAGATAACCCCAGCTAGCACCTTTTACGAAGCCGAGGATTACCACCAGGAGTACTACGAGCTCAACAAGAGCTACCCGTACTGCCGCGCCGTCATCACACCTAAGCTGAAAAAACTCGGACTCGAGTGA
- a CDS encoding ParB/RepB/Spo0J family partition protein: MNLQRIALDQIDIYSGTQTRVATNDEAVSGYAEDMKQGAQFPPIILYYDGSKYYLADGFHRFLAAKRIEERDIEAEVREGSRTDALVAALGANATNGLYRTNADKRHAVEIALEEWTGHSNAYLADICKVSIELVRRVRKAMGLDHPDKVIGKDGKSYPAGIEKTARHGGEEREKNDGSSGEGAGAGGGGGAPSKKNANYSDTSGGTRNEIEEEARSMIRNGEMDPRELDTLPTAIPNDYAVAAIGILDRMNKEDPKYPAAIERLEKWVMQRKAELLVGAQS, translated from the coding sequence ATGAATTTGCAGAGAATAGCCCTTGATCAGATCGATATTTACTCCGGCACGCAGACCCGCGTCGCGACCAACGACGAAGCCGTTTCCGGCTACGCGGAGGACATGAAGCAGGGAGCCCAGTTTCCTCCGATTATTCTCTACTACGATGGTTCGAAGTACTACCTAGCGGATGGATTCCACCGGTTTCTAGCCGCCAAGCGTATCGAGGAGAGGGATATCGAGGCGGAGGTTCGCGAAGGCTCGCGTACGGACGCCTTGGTGGCGGCTCTGGGCGCCAATGCGACCAATGGGCTGTACCGCACCAACGCGGACAAGCGCCACGCCGTCGAAATCGCCCTCGAGGAGTGGACCGGCCATTCAAACGCATACCTGGCAGACATTTGCAAAGTTTCCATCGAGCTCGTGCGCCGCGTGCGCAAGGCGATGGGCTTGGACCATCCCGACAAGGTTATCGGCAAGGATGGCAAGAGCTACCCGGCAGGGATTGAAAAGACGGCTCGTCATGGTGGCGAGGAACGCGAAAAGAACGACGGCAGCTCCGGCGAAGGTGCGGGAGCGGGCGGCGGAGGCGGCGCCCCTTCCAAGAAAAACGCGAACTACTCGGATACTTCCGGCGGAACTCGAAACGAAATCGAGGAAGAAGCCCGCAGCATGATCCGCAATGGGGAGATGGACCCTCGCGAGCTGGACACGCTGCCGACCGCGATTCCCAACGACTATGCGGTAGCGGCAATCGGGATTCTCGATCGCATGAACAAGGAAGACCCCAAGTACCCCGCGGCCATCGAGCGGCTCGAAAAGTGGGTGATGCAGCGCAAGGCCGAGTTGCTCGTAGGGGCCCAATCGTAA
- a CDS encoding MerC domain-containing protein, producing the protein MEAVMHRAETKKWDLAGISLSVLCAIHCLSVPFLMGVLPMFGLDFVGNHEFEWVMMGIIFLVAGISYVNGFRRHGRKAIFAFFVAGVVIFTVVRPLLGHDHHHDHVHVNDLHHIATVVGGLVFVLGHWKNWHWHKPSCHKPCCSHETHA; encoded by the coding sequence ATGGAAGCGGTTATGCATCGAGCGGAGACGAAAAAGTGGGACCTCGCGGGGATTAGTTTGTCTGTCCTTTGCGCGATTCACTGCCTCTCCGTTCCGTTTCTGATGGGTGTGTTGCCTATGTTCGGACTCGATTTCGTAGGAAATCACGAGTTCGAGTGGGTGATGATGGGGATCATTTTCCTAGTGGCCGGAATCAGTTACGTGAACGGGTTCCGTCGCCACGGGAGGAAAGCGATATTTGCCTTTTTCGTGGCCGGCGTTGTCATCTTTACGGTCGTTCGTCCTCTGCTGGGGCATGACCACCATCACGATCACGTCCATGTCAACGACCTGCATCATATCGCTACCGTAGTGGGCGGCCTGGTCTTTGTCCTCGGGCATTGGAAGAATTGGCACTGGCACAAGCCGTCCTGTCACAAGCCTTGTTGCTCCCACGAGACGCACGCCTAG
- a CDS encoding GNAT family N-acetyltransferase, protein MDSVPLDYRIETPRLVLRMSAKEETDFVWDATRHPGFNDGMLWNMPESKEELDEFVGNVPERWLSGDGYLFTFRDKAKDEPLGRIVLERRCGGWNAGFWTHPRYQGAGYATEALGGVLEFAFEGLGLKAVGACHAEWNVASRAVLERNGFRFKLRIEEGFEKDGEWIAQDSLSINRDQWLALRQASASNR, encoded by the coding sequence ATGGATTCAGTACCGCTGGACTATCGTATCGAAACGCCGCGGCTCGTTCTGCGGATGTCTGCCAAGGAGGAGACGGACTTTGTTTGGGACGCGACGCGTCATCCGGGCTTCAATGACGGGATGCTTTGGAACATGCCGGAGTCGAAGGAGGAGCTCGACGAATTCGTGGGAAACGTGCCGGAGCGTTGGCTTTCCGGTGACGGATACCTTTTCACTTTCCGGGACAAGGCAAAGGACGAGCCTCTGGGCAGGATCGTGCTCGAAAGGCGCTGCGGAGGTTGGAATGCTGGGTTTTGGACGCATCCTAGGTACCAAGGGGCTGGATACGCGACGGAAGCTCTTGGTGGTGTTTTAGAATTTGCTTTTGAAGGCCTTGGGCTCAAAGCAGTTGGAGCCTGCCATGCGGAATGGAATGTTGCCAGCCGCGCAGTGCTGGAACGGAACGGGTTCCGCTTCAAGCTCCGCATCGAAGAAGGGTTCGAAAAAGATGGCGAGTGGATCGCCCAGGACAGCTTATCTATCAATCGGGACCAGTGGTTAGCCCTGAGGCAGGCAAGCGCCAGCAACCGCTAG
- a CDS encoding alkaline phosphatase PhoX, whose amino-acid sequence MSSRTTRRDFIKDTALAVGFIGLQAYMAGCSKSPSIGYGPLLEDPNGLLRLPKGFSYKTFSKTGERMDDGLFVPGAHDGMAAFPLDADRVILVRNHEMGPGDPERGPFKGDPGLLKQYREKHYDAAKDTGNSSGGTSTLIYNVKTQTLEQHSLSLLGTMRNCSGGPTPWGSWITCEETNILAGGDFEKDHGYCFEVPASEQMGLALPVPIKGMGRFNHEAVAVDPKSGIVYLTEDRGDGLIYRYIPNEPGKLINGGKLQALAVLDQPSRDTRNWPKEQQPEFPIGTPVSTTWIDMVDVEAPKDDLRHRGFITGAARFARGEGMFYGNGSIYFACTNGGPQEFGQIFKYTPSQHEGTDLEANAPGQLELFVESHDSQLMQACDNLTVAPWGDVVIVEDDNESSAIVGITAKGELYHIGHVAIKSELAGACFSPDGSTLFVNIQKRPGQTLAITGPWNRKIPS is encoded by the coding sequence ATGTCATCCCGAACAACACGTAGAGACTTCATCAAGGACACTGCCCTCGCGGTCGGTTTCATCGGACTACAAGCCTACATGGCCGGCTGCTCCAAGTCGCCAAGCATTGGCTACGGCCCTCTCCTAGAGGATCCCAACGGCCTGCTTAGGCTTCCCAAGGGGTTCAGCTACAAGACATTCTCCAAGACCGGAGAACGGATGGACGACGGACTCTTCGTTCCCGGCGCTCACGACGGCATGGCCGCCTTTCCGCTGGACGCAGATCGTGTGATCCTTGTCCGCAATCACGAGATGGGGCCGGGCGATCCCGAAAGAGGCCCTTTCAAAGGCGATCCCGGGCTCCTCAAGCAGTACCGAGAAAAGCACTACGACGCTGCCAAAGATACGGGTAACAGCAGCGGCGGCACCTCCACGCTCATCTACAACGTAAAGACTCAGACCCTCGAGCAACACTCCCTCAGCTTGCTAGGGACCATGCGCAACTGCTCCGGAGGTCCCACTCCATGGGGCAGCTGGATCACCTGCGAGGAGACGAACATCCTAGCGGGCGGCGACTTCGAGAAGGACCACGGCTATTGCTTCGAGGTACCGGCGAGCGAGCAGATGGGCCTCGCGCTTCCTGTTCCCATCAAGGGCATGGGTCGCTTCAACCACGAGGCAGTAGCAGTCGATCCTAAGTCAGGCATCGTCTACCTCACGGAAGACCGGGGCGATGGCCTGATCTACCGCTACATTCCAAACGAGCCGGGCAAGCTGATAAACGGAGGAAAACTGCAAGCCCTAGCAGTGCTCGACCAACCTTCGCGCGACACCCGCAATTGGCCCAAGGAGCAACAACCGGAGTTTCCGATCGGAACACCCGTATCCACTACTTGGATCGATATGGTCGACGTAGAGGCCCCCAAGGACGACCTGCGCCACCGCGGATTCATCACGGGGGCCGCACGCTTCGCCAGAGGGGAAGGCATGTTCTACGGAAACGGCTCCATTTACTTCGCCTGCACCAACGGCGGACCGCAAGAGTTCGGGCAAATCTTCAAGTACACGCCAAGCCAGCACGAAGGCACCGACCTCGAGGCAAACGCTCCCGGCCAACTCGAGCTTTTCGTCGAGTCACACGACAGCCAACTGATGCAGGCGTGCGACAACCTCACCGTCGCTCCTTGGGGCGACGTCGTCATCGTGGAGGACGACAACGAATCGAGCGCCATCGTGGGCATCACTGCGAAAGGCGAGCTCTACCATATCGGTCACGTGGCAATCAAAAGCGAACTAGCTGGCGCCTGCTTCTCGCCAGACGGAAGCACCCTTTTCGTTAATATCCAGAAGCGCCCCGGCCAAACCCTTGCCATAACCGGACCATGGAATAGAAAGATTCCATCCTGA
- the hflX gene encoding GTPase HflX, whose product MFDLEDNRKKVQRALLVGIQDSKMSSEDAERLLDELQELTANLDIPTVDRVVVKLRKAHPAFLLGTGKVQELIAHAKELEADVIIFDDELTPAQQRNWEAESKITVIDRQEIIIDIFSERAHTKEAALQVALARMEYSLPRLRRAWTHLSRQRGGGTGARGQGETQLEADSRMVRDRIAVTKKELKEVIQHRHVQRAKRLRKPVPTVAIVGYTNAGKSSLLNTMTDSDVLAEDKLFATLDPTTRRLELDNSQHVLVTDTVGFVRRLPHRLVEAFKATLEEAVVADLLIHVVDVTNPDAEKHFETTMEVLKEIEADKNPMLVVFNKIDALEDQSDRERFLFTHKDALYISANTGEGVSELKAAIAHHLNAKYKSTQLLIPHERYDVISKLHTSGGIREQTTDDDGVHIEGIFPPALSGLIAPFVLKR is encoded by the coding sequence ATGTTCGATCTCGAAGATAACAGAAAAAAAGTACAACGCGCCCTGCTCGTCGGCATCCAAGATTCCAAGATGAGCAGCGAAGACGCGGAGCGCCTGCTCGACGAGCTGCAAGAGCTCACCGCCAACCTCGACATCCCCACCGTCGATCGCGTCGTGGTGAAGCTGCGCAAGGCCCATCCCGCCTTCCTACTCGGCACTGGCAAAGTGCAGGAACTCATCGCCCACGCCAAGGAACTCGAGGCCGACGTCATCATATTCGATGACGAACTGACCCCCGCTCAGCAGCGCAACTGGGAGGCGGAGTCCAAGATCACCGTCATCGACCGCCAGGAGATCATCATCGATATCTTCTCCGAACGAGCCCACACCAAGGAAGCCGCCCTCCAGGTTGCGCTCGCCCGCATGGAGTACTCCCTCCCTCGCCTGCGCCGCGCCTGGACTCACCTTTCCCGCCAACGAGGCGGCGGCACCGGAGCCCGCGGCCAAGGCGAAACCCAGCTCGAAGCCGACTCCCGCATGGTTCGCGACCGCATCGCCGTGACCAAGAAGGAACTCAAAGAAGTGATCCAGCACCGCCACGTGCAGCGAGCCAAGCGCCTGCGCAAGCCCGTTCCGACCGTAGCCATCGTCGGATACACCAATGCCGGAAAGTCTTCGCTTCTTAACACCATGACCGACTCCGACGTGTTGGCTGAGGACAAGCTTTTCGCCACCCTCGATCCCACCACCCGTCGCCTCGAACTCGACAACAGCCAGCATGTGCTCGTCACCGACACGGTCGGCTTCGTACGTCGCCTTCCGCACCGTCTAGTGGAAGCCTTCAAGGCAACCCTCGAAGAAGCAGTTGTAGCGGATTTGCTGATACACGTGGTCGACGTTACCAATCCGGACGCCGAGAAGCACTTCGAGACCACCATGGAAGTCCTCAAGGAGATCGAAGCCGACAAGAATCCCATGCTGGTGGTTTTCAATAAAATCGACGCGCTGGAAGACCAAAGCGACAGGGAACGCTTCCTCTTTACCCACAAGGACGCCCTCTACATCAGCGCCAACACCGGCGAAGGCGTGTCCGAACTGAAGGCTGCCATCGCCCACCATTTAAACGCCAAGTACAAGTCGACCCAACTGCTTATCCCTCACGAACGCTACGACGTCATATCAAAGCTTCACACTAGCGGCGGAATTCGCGAACAGACTACAGATGACGACGGCGTCCACATCGAGGGCATCTTTCCACCAGCCCTATCTGGGCTCATCGCGCCTTTTGTTTTGAAGCGTTAA
- the ppdK gene encoding pyruvate, phosphate dikinase → MASKTTAKRATAAKKAARKPAKKAAKKAPRKAAAKKNVKYVYSFGQQTDGDATMRNLLGGKGANLAEMANIGLPVPPGFTITTEVCTYYYDNGRTYPASLQAEMEDAVAKMEKQMGTKFGATDGMPLLVAVRSGARDSMPGMMDTILNLGLNDESVEALTKATDNPRFAWDCYRRFIQMYGDVVLGVQAGPNEDVEPFEAVIHAFKHEVYGKDVIDSSLTAEDQQELVKRFKQLVKDRTGKGFPNDPWDQLRGAAGAVFGSWMNDRAIVYRQKYGIPAEWGTAVNVQAMVFGNTGETSGSGVAFTRNPANGENEFYGEFLVNAQGEDVVAGVRTPEPVAKLEEVMPKSYKELLKVRKKLEKHFKDVQDVEFTIQEGKLYMLQTRNGKRTAAAALKFSIDMVKERLINWETAVLRNPADQLDQLLAPIFDAADVKKAKLLATGLPAGPGAASGKIYFNAERAVDAEARGEKVLLTRVETSPEDLRGMIAAEGILTARGGVSSHAALVARQMGKVCVCGAGELQIDYDKKTLTVGKNVFKEGDFLSIDGTTGQVFAGEIKAAPSEIIDGLINGKKAAQKTEKYQSYIKLMEWCSKATRLQVRTNADTPEQTKNAIAFGASGIGLTRTEHMFFEGDRIDAMREMILADSLEGRQKALKKLLPYQRKDFAGIFKALKGLPATIRLLDPPLHEFLPHTKEQQMDLARTLGIKVEKIMQRVADLHEFNPMLGFRGCRLAISYPEIAEMQARAIFEAAAQCEKKGIKATPEVMIPLVGFKKELDIQTEIVHRVAKEVQEKKGVKLSYTVGTMIEVPRGALTADEIAQTAEFFSFGTNDLTQTCLGMSRDDTGSFLGKYQEVEILKANPFASIDQTGVGQLVETAIEKGRKTRPGIKLGICGEHGGDPASVKFCHNAGLTYVSCSPFRVPVARLAAAQAAILEKRAK, encoded by the coding sequence ATGGCATCCAAAACCACAGCGAAACGCGCAACCGCAGCTAAAAAGGCTGCACGCAAGCCCGCAAAAAAGGCAGCTAAGAAGGCTCCCCGTAAAGCAGCGGCAAAGAAGAACGTAAAGTACGTTTACTCGTTCGGTCAGCAGACCGACGGCGACGCTACTATGAGAAACCTCCTCGGCGGTAAGGGTGCGAACCTCGCCGAGATGGCCAACATCGGCCTCCCAGTTCCTCCAGGCTTCACCATCACCACCGAAGTCTGTACTTACTACTACGACAACGGACGCACTTACCCCGCTTCCCTCCAAGCCGAGATGGAAGACGCCGTCGCCAAGATGGAAAAGCAGATGGGCACCAAGTTCGGCGCCACCGACGGCATGCCGCTTCTCGTAGCGGTACGCTCCGGCGCTCGCGACTCCATGCCAGGCATGATGGACACCATCCTCAACCTCGGCCTCAACGACGAGTCCGTCGAAGCGCTCACCAAGGCGACTGACAATCCACGCTTCGCATGGGACTGCTACCGCCGCTTCATCCAGATGTACGGAGACGTGGTTCTCGGCGTACAAGCTGGACCGAACGAAGACGTAGAGCCTTTCGAAGCTGTCATCCACGCCTTCAAGCACGAAGTGTACGGCAAGGACGTCATCGACTCCTCCCTCACCGCCGAAGACCAGCAGGAACTCGTCAAGCGCTTCAAGCAGCTCGTCAAGGACCGCACCGGCAAGGGCTTCCCGAACGATCCTTGGGATCAGCTCCGCGGAGCAGCCGGCGCTGTATTCGGTTCTTGGATGAACGACCGCGCTATCGTTTACCGCCAGAAGTACGGCATCCCTGCCGAGTGGGGTACAGCCGTTAACGTTCAGGCCATGGTATTCGGCAACACCGGCGAAACCTCCGGTTCCGGCGTTGCCTTCACCCGTAACCCTGCCAACGGCGAAAACGAATTCTACGGCGAATTCCTCGTCAACGCTCAGGGTGAGGACGTGGTCGCTGGCGTTCGTACTCCAGAGCCTGTCGCCAAGCTCGAGGAAGTCATGCCGAAATCCTACAAGGAGCTGCTCAAGGTTCGCAAGAAGCTCGAGAAGCACTTCAAGGACGTGCAGGACGTCGAGTTCACCATCCAGGAAGGCAAGCTCTACATGCTGCAGACTCGTAACGGCAAGCGCACCGCCGCCGCCGCGCTCAAGTTCTCCATCGACATGGTTAAGGAGCGCCTCATCAACTGGGAAACTGCGGTTCTCCGCAACCCAGCTGACCAGCTCGACCAACTGCTCGCCCCGATCTTCGATGCAGCCGACGTCAAGAAGGCCAAGCTCCTCGCTACCGGTCTCCCAGCAGGTCCAGGCGCCGCTTCCGGCAAGATCTACTTCAACGCTGAGCGCGCGGTTGACGCGGAAGCTCGCGGCGAAAAGGTCCTCCTCACTCGCGTTGAAACCTCTCCTGAAGACCTCCGCGGAATGATCGCGGCGGAAGGTATCCTCACCGCTCGCGGTGGCGTATCTTCCCACGCAGCTCTCGTTGCTCGCCAAATGGGTAAGGTTTGTGTGTGTGGCGCTGGCGAACTCCAGATCGACTACGACAAGAAGACCCTCACTGTTGGTAAGAACGTCTTCAAGGAAGGCGACTTCCTCTCCATCGACGGAACCACCGGCCAAGTATTCGCTGGCGAGATCAAGGCTGCTCCTTCCGAAATCATCGACGGTCTCATCAACGGCAAGAAGGCTGCCCAGAAGACTGAGAAGTACCAGAGCTACATCAAGCTCATGGAGTGGTGCTCGAAGGCGACTCGCCTCCAAGTCCGCACCAACGCCGACACGCCAGAGCAAACCAAGAACGCGATCGCGTTCGGCGCCTCCGGTATCGGTCTGACTCGTACAGAGCACATGTTCTTCGAAGGCGACCGCATCGACGCCATGCGCGAAATGATCCTCGCCGACTCCCTCGAAGGACGCCAGAAGGCTCTCAAGAAGCTCCTTCCTTACCAGCGCAAGGACTTCGCGGGCATCTTCAAGGCGCTCAAGGGCCTCCCAGCAACCATCCGTTTGCTCGATCCTCCACTCCACGAGTTCCTTCCTCACACCAAGGAACAGCAGATGGACCTCGCTCGCACCCTTGGCATCAAGGTCGAGAAGATCATGCAGCGCGTCGCCGACCTCCACGAGTTCAACCCAATGCTTGGTTTCCGTGGTTGCCGTCTCGCGATCAGCTACCCAGAAATCGCAGAGATGCAGGCCCGCGCGATCTTCGAAGCGGCTGCTCAGTGCGAGAAGAAGGGCATCAAGGCCACCCCGGAAGTCATGATCCCGCTCGTCGGCTTCAAGAAGGAGCTCGATATCCAAACCGAGATCGTTCACCGCGTCGCCAAGGAAGTCCAAGAGAAGAAGGGCGTGAAGCTCTCTTACACAGTTGGTACTATGATCGAAGTTCCACGTGGCGCTCTCACAGCTGACGAAATCGCTCAGACTGCAGAGTTCTTCTCCTTCGGAACCAACGACCTCACTCAGACCTGCCTCGGCATGTCCCGTGACGACACTGGTTCCTTCCTCGGAAAGTACCAGGAAGTTGAGATCCTCAAGGCCAACCCATTCGCGTCCATCGACCAAACTGGCGTCGGCCAGCTCGTCGAGACTGCGATCGAAAAGGGCCGCAAGACTCGCCCAGGCATCAAGCTCGGCATCTGCGGCGAGCACGGTGGCGACCCAGCATCCGTCAAGTTCTGCCACAACGCTGGCCTGACTTACGTATCCTGCTCGCCATTCCGCGTACCTGTCGCACGCCTCGCCGCCGCGCAAGCAGCGATCCTCGAGAAGCGCGCCAAGTAA
- the tatC gene encoding twin-arginine translocase subunit TatC, whose translation MSDIVPKETEEEADEEDFDWADDPKKMGFLDHVEELRWTLIKPLAVFFIAFVVTVVFIQHFKDILMYPLYENYTLEQQKTFAGLATRNPTGVFTAMLHIGLLIGVTVASPVFLYYVGRFLAPALTKKEKKLLLPGTASAFFLFITGAAFAFFGLLPKAIQVTMAFNEMMGFQIIWSPDSYFGFITWIVLGMGVSFQFPLIAVVLVYLDIVTLEKLRSLRRVLIIIFFILAAVLTPPDPVTQIMMALPMIALYELSLIVAGVLLRKRAKQEEEEEYDD comes from the coding sequence ATGAGCGATATCGTTCCCAAGGAAACAGAAGAAGAAGCCGACGAAGAAGACTTCGATTGGGCGGACGACCCCAAGAAGATGGGATTTCTCGACCATGTCGAAGAGCTGCGTTGGACGCTGATCAAGCCGCTTGCTGTCTTCTTCATCGCGTTCGTGGTCACGGTTGTCTTCATCCAGCACTTCAAGGACATCTTGATGTATCCGCTGTACGAAAACTACACGCTGGAGCAGCAGAAGACCTTCGCTGGCTTGGCGACTCGCAATCCGACAGGCGTATTCACCGCCATGTTACACATCGGTTTGCTCATTGGCGTGACGGTGGCGTCGCCGGTGTTCTTGTACTATGTCGGCAGGTTCTTGGCTCCGGCGCTGACCAAGAAGGAGAAGAAGCTGCTGCTGCCAGGTACGGCTAGCGCTTTCTTCCTGTTCATAACGGGCGCTGCTTTCGCGTTCTTCGGACTGCTCCCGAAAGCGATACAGGTGACGATGGCCTTCAACGAGATGATGGGCTTCCAGATCATTTGGTCGCCGGACAGCTATTTCGGGTTCATCACCTGGATCGTGCTTGGGATGGGGGTCTCCTTCCAATTCCCGTTGATCGCGGTCGTGCTGGTTTATCTGGATATCGTTACGCTCGAAAAGCTGCGTTCCTTGCGCCGTGTCCTCATCATCATTTTCTTCATTCTGGCTGCGGTGCTTACTCCTCCGGACCCTGTCACACAGATCATGATGGCCTTGCCGATGATTGCTCTCTACGAGCTCTCTTTGATTGTAGCTGGAGTGCTGCTGCGCAAGCGGGCGAAACAGGAAGAGGAAGAGGAGTACGACGACTAG